Below is a window of Halobaculum lipolyticum DNA.
GCGCAACGCGCTTTGTCATACCTCAGGCTGGAACGTCGACACCCATAAATTCGGCGTTTGTGAATTGTGAAATTAAACGAGAGACGGCACGCTATGCGGAGAAAACGCGAATCCGACGTGTCGAGGGAGAGGGAGTGTGTAGGGCCTATCGGCCCGGTCGTCGCGGCGCGGAGGCTCGGCTCCGGACCGCGGCGCCTCGGACGCGTCGCTCGAAGGAGGAGCGGACGTGAGCGACGGCGTCTACTGTCACACCCGTCAGTAGCGATCGGATCCACATAAACGGTACCGGTTCGGCGACGCTTGCGCGCGCGTGGCGTGTCGTCACACACCGCCGGGTCGGCGAAGCGAACCCGTTTTCCCCGGTCGTGCCGGAGTTCGGGGCATGACAACCGGGACGCTGCGGCTCGCCACCCGCGGCTCCGACCTCGCGCTCCGACAGGCCGCCGGCGTGCAGGAGCGGCTCTCCTCGCGCCGGCGCGACGTGGAGTTGGTCGAGGTGGAGACCCGCGGCGACAAACTCGACGAGGAACTGATCACCAGGCTGGGGAAGACCGGCGCGTTCGTGCGCGCGCTCGACGAGCGCGTGCTCGCGGGCGAGGCCGACGCCGCGGTCCACTCGCTGAAGGACATGCCGACCGAGATGCCCGAGGGCCTCGTCGTCGCCGCGGTCGGCGAGCGCGCCCCCGCCGGCGACGTGCTCGTCACGCGCGAGGGCGGCGACCTCGCGGACCTTCCGCGCGGGTCGGTCGTCGGCACCTCCTCGCTGCGCCGGAAGGCACAGGTGCTCGCCGAGCGCCCCGACCTCGAGGTGCGGCCGCTCCGGGGCAACGTCGACACCCGGCTCCAGAAGCTGATCGCGCCCGACCTGCAGGCGGAACACGAGGCCCGCGTCGAGGCCGAGGCCGACGAGAAGGGCGACGCCGCCGACTTCAGGGAGAGCGACGCCGAGTACGAGCGCAGCGTCGAGGAGTGGTTCGACGACCTCACCGACTTCGAGCGCCGCGCGATGGAGTTCGACCTCGACCACGAGTACGACGCCGTCGTGCTCGCGGAGGCGGGGCTGCGCCGCTCGGACCTGTTCTACCGCGACGAGTACGAGGTCGAGCGGCTCGACCGCGCGAGCCACGTCCCCGCGCCCGGCCAGGGCGCCGTCGCAGTCACCGCGAGCGACCCCGAGGTCGTGGCGGCGGTCCGGAAGGCCATCGACCACGAGCCGACGCGCGTCGCCACCAGCGTCGAGCGCACCGTGCTCGCGGAGTTGGGCGGCGGCTGTATCGCCCCCATCGGCGTGAACGCGCTCGTGCAGGGCGAGCACGTCAAGACCCGCGTCCGGGTGCTGTCGGCCGACGGCGACACCGAGGTGTCGGCGACGCGCGACCTCCCGCTGCGGACGTACCGCGAGGCCGCCGCCGAGTTCGCCGCGTCGCTGCGCGAGCAGGGCGCCGCCGAGTTGATCGCCGCCGCCAAGCGTGCCGCCGGAGAGACCGACGGCGACGCAGACGACGCGGGCGAGACCCCCCGCGACGACGACGCGAGCGCGGACGACACGGACGACGGCGCGAGCGACACCGACGGCGACGAGGACGCGAGCGCGGACGACACGGACGACACGGACGACGACGGCTGGCCCGAGGTCGGCTCCTCGGACACGGGGGGGACGGAGGAGTAGATGGCCGACCACACCGACGCCGACGCGGGCGATGCGGCCGGCGCGGGCGACGCGGCGGACGGCTTCGTCTCGCTCGTCGGCTCCGGTCCGGGCGACCCCGAACTGCTCACCGTGAAGGCCGCCCGGCTGCTGGAGGAAGCCGACGTCGTGCTCCACGACAAGCTCCCCGGTCCCGAGATCCTCGGCTCCATCCCCGAGGACAGGCGCGAGGACGTGGGCAAGCGAGCCGGCGGCGAGCGCACCAGTCAGGAGTACACGAACGACCGCCTCGTGGAACTCGCGCGCGCGGGCAACCACGTCGTCCGGCTGAAGGGCGGCGACCCGTTCGTGTTCGGCCGCGGCGGCGAGGAGGCCGAACACCTCGCCGAGCACGGGGTCCCCTTCGAGGTCGTCCCGGGCGTCACCTCGCCCATCGCCGCCCCCGGCGTCGCAGGCATCCCGGTGACCCACCGCGACCACGCCTCCTCCGTCTCGTTCGTCACGGGTCACGAGGACCCGACGAAAGACGAGTCCGCCGTCGACTGGGCCGCCCTCGCCGACACGGGCGGCACCATCGTCGTGTTGATGGGCGTCGGGAAGCTGCCGCTGTACACCGCCGAGCTGCGCGATGCGGGGATGGATCCCGCCACGCCCGTCGCGCTCGTCGAGCGCGGCACGTGGCCCGACATGCGCGTCGCGACCGGGACGCTCGCGGACGTCGTCGACGTGCGCG
It encodes the following:
- the hemC gene encoding hydroxymethylbilane synthase, with translation MTTGTLRLATRGSDLALRQAAGVQERLSSRRRDVELVEVETRGDKLDEELITRLGKTGAFVRALDERVLAGEADAAVHSLKDMPTEMPEGLVVAAVGERAPAGDVLVTREGGDLADLPRGSVVGTSSLRRKAQVLAERPDLEVRPLRGNVDTRLQKLIAPDLQAEHEARVEAEADEKGDAADFRESDAEYERSVEEWFDDLTDFERRAMEFDLDHEYDAVVLAEAGLRRSDLFYRDEYEVERLDRASHVPAPGQGAVAVTASDPEVVAAVRKAIDHEPTRVATSVERTVLAELGGGCIAPIGVNALVQGEHVKTRVRVLSADGDTEVSATRDLPLRTYREAAAEFAASLREQGAAELIAAAKRAAGETDGDADDAGETPRDDDASADDTDDGASDTDGDEDASADDTDDTDDDGWPEVGSSDTGGTEE
- the cobA gene encoding uroporphyrinogen-III C-methyltransferase encodes the protein MADHTDADAGDAAGAGDAADGFVSLVGSGPGDPELLTVKAARLLEEADVVLHDKLPGPEILGSIPEDRREDVGKRAGGERTSQEYTNDRLVELARAGNHVVRLKGGDPFVFGRGGEEAEHLAEHGVPFEVVPGVTSPIAAPGVAGIPVTHRDHASSVSFVTGHEDPTKDESAVDWAALADTGGTIVVLMGVGKLPLYTAELRDAGMDPATPVALVERGTWPDMRVATGTLADVVDVRDAAGIEPPAITVIGDVAGGRERVVEFLRGRGDADATAAVDAGGDRVGDGGAQ